From the genome of Pseudoliparis swirei isolate HS2019 ecotype Mariana Trench chromosome 10, NWPU_hadal_v1, whole genome shotgun sequence, one region includes:
- the scyl2 gene encoding SCY1-like protein 2 isoform X1: protein MWCESCFISGDSLVHILLSQHRQDAGGHFDVQMFKPVHRSARQKAARSGANMESMLNKLKSTVTKVTADVTSAVMGNPVTREFEVGRHIASGGPGLCWRIYNGTKKSTKQEVAVFVFDKKTIDKYQKFEKDQIVDSLKKGVQQLTRLRHPRLLTVQHPLEESRDCVAFCTEPVFASLANVLGQWDNLPSPVPTDIKEYKLYDVETKYGLLQISEGLTFLHGGVKMVHGNLSPENIILNKSGSWKIMGFDFSISTTNPSDIEPKYTCKEWEPNLPPLCLPNPEYLAPEYILSVSCDSASDMYSLGVVMHAVFNEGKPVFQVNKHDIFKSFSRQLDQLSSISPAVLNKIPEEVREHVKMLLSITPNVRPDADQMTKIPFFDDVGAVTLQYFDSLFQRDNLQKSQFYKSLPKILPKLPKRVVVYRILPALISEFVNPDMVPFVLPNVLLIAEECTKEEYVRLIMPDLTPIFKQQEPIQASNMILLIFLQKMDLLLTKTPSEDIKNNVLPMVYRALEAPSVQIQELCLNIIPTFANLIDYPSIKNSLIPRVKSACLQTSSLAVRVNSLVCLGKILEYLDKWFVLEDILPFLQQIPSREPAVLMGILGIYKCTFSHKKLGIPKDHLATKTLPHLVSLSIDNNLNLNQFNSFMAVIRDMLSRMEAEHKTKLEQLHAMQEQQRSINISNPGGPSEKTPSPPSSRNQIDDMFGSSGVNGKENGSAAPQPNRMSLTLEEKQRLAKEQEQAAKLRNQQPLAPQSIRPASAANTKTKDLTSSLLNSMTSLTSLSLGNAALAAPMQGAAVSTFPSSGAMMGADPVSNGFNPPMGFQAGGMGMGMRPTGPGLYGGMATATSTPNFGALAQSQGPVGHANKAPPDLSALDSLFTPNQTKVTLSQMGPKAPPGGGGPWLSQYGAGPNAQTPMQGAPPGGMGGAPSGFGMQANPFFSPQNFSQAAAAAPNHSGVKQSTSVNNDLKDLFG from the exons ATGTGGTGTGAGTCGTGTTTTATTTCGGGGGACAGTTTGGTGCATATTCTCCTCAGCCAGCACAGGCAGGATGCCGGTGGGCACTTTGATGTGCAAATGTTCAAGCCGGTGCATCGGAGTGCACGTCAAAAAG CTGCCAGGTCAGGCGCGAACATGGAGTCTATGCTGAACAAGCTAAAAAGCACCGTCACCAAGGTGACGGCGGATGTCACCAGCGCTGTCATGGGAAACCCCGTGACACGGGAGTTTGAGGTCGGACGACATATTGCCAGCGGGGGTCCTGGCTTGTGCTGGAGGATCTACAATGGCACCAAGAAGTCAACGAAACAG GAAGTAGCGGTGTTTGTGTTTGATAAGAAGACGATAGATAAGTATCAGAAATTCGAGAAGGACCAAATCGTTGATTCGCTGAAAAAAGGAGTGCAACAACTGACCAGACTGCGTCACCCGCGTCTCCTGACGGTGCAGCATCCTCTTGAAGAGTCTCG GGACTGCGTGGCGTTCTGTACGGAGCCGGTCTTTGCCAGTCTGGCCAACGTTCTGGGCCAGTGGGACAACCTGCCCAGCCCCGTGCCCACCGACATCAAGGAGTACAAACTCTACGACGTGGAGACCAAGTATGGCTTGCTACAG ATCTCGGAGGGTTTGACCTTTCTCCACGGCGGGGTGAAAATGGTCCACGGCAACTTGTCTCCAGAAAACATCATCCTCAACAAGAGCGGATCCTGGAAGATCATGGGCTTTGACTTCAGCATCTCCACCACCAACCCCTCCGATATTGAG CCGAAGTACACGTGTAAAGAGTGGGAGCCCAACCTCCCGCCGCTGTGCCTCCCCAACCCCGAGTACCTGGCCCCGGAGTACATCCTGTCCGTCAGCTGTGACTCCGCCTCCGACATGTACTCACTGGGCGTGGTCATGCACGCCGTCTTCAACGAGGGCAAGCCTGTTTTCCAAGTCAACAAGCATGACATATTCAAGAGCTTCAGCAGGCAGCTGGAccag CTGAGCAGCATAAGTCCAGCAGTGTTGAACAAAATCCCCGAGGAGGTCAGGGAGCACGTCAAAATGCTGCTCAGCATCACACCCAACGTCCGACCGGACGCAGACCAGATGACCAAG ATTCCATTCTTTGACGACGTGGGCGCTGTAACCCTGCAGTACTTTGACTCCCTCTTCCAGAGGGACAACCTTCAGAAGTCCCAGTTCTACAAAAGCCTCCCCAAAATCCTGCCAAAACTACCCAAG AGAGTGGTGGTGTACCGCATCTTGCCGGCTCTGATCTCCGAGTTCGTCAACCCGGACATGGTGCCCTTCGTGCTGCCCAACGTGCTGCTGATCGCGGAGGAGTGCACCAAGGAGGAGTACGTCCGCCTCATCATGCCGGACCTCACGCCCATCTTCAAGCAGCAGGAGCCCATTCAG GCTAGTAACATG ATCCTGCTGATATTCCTGCAGAAGATGGACCTCCTGTTGACCAAGACGCCCTCGGAGGACATTAAGAACAACGTGCTTCCGATGGTCTACAGAGCTCTGGAAGCCCCTTCTGTACAGATCCAG GAGCTGTGCCTGAACATCATCCCGACGTTTGCCAACCTGATTGACTACCCGTCCATAAAGAACTCCCTCATCCCTCGAGTCAAGTCCGCCTGCCTGCAGACCTCTTCGCTTGCT GTCCGCGTCAACTCTCTGGTGTGCCTGGGGAAGATTCTGGAATATCTGGACAAGTGGTTTGTCCTCGAAGATATCCTGCCCTTCCTGCAACAGATCCCCTCCAGAGAACCGGCGGTGCTCATGGGCATTCTGG GAATCTATAAGTGCACCTTCAGCCACAAGAAGTTGGGCATCCCCAAAGACCACCTGGCCACCAAGACCCTGCCCCACCTCGTCTCTCTTAGTATCGACAACAACCTCAACCTGAACCAG TTTAACTCCTTCATGGCGGTGATCCGGGACATGCTGAGTCGCATGGAGGCTGAACACAAGACCAAGTTGGAGCAGCTGCACGCCATGCAGGAGCAGCAGAG GAGTATAAACATCTCAAACCCAGGGGGCCCGTCAGAGAAGACCCCGAGCCCCCCCAGCAGTAGAAACCAG ATTGATGATATGTTCGGCAGCTCGGGGGTTAACGGGAAGGAGAATGGATCTGCAGCCCCACAGCCGAATAGA ATGTCCCTGACTCTGGAGGAGAAGCAGCGATTGGCtaaggagcaggagcaggcagCCAAGCTGAGGAACCAGCAGCCGTTGGCGCCGCAGAGTATCAGACCGGCCAGCGCCGCCAACACAAAG ACGAAGGATCTGACGAGCAGCCTGCTCAACAGCATGACGTCTCTGACCAGCCTGTCCCTGGGCAACGCGGCGCTCGCCGCCCCCATGCAGGGCGCCGCCGTCTCCACCTTCCCCTCCTCCGGCGCCATGATGGGCGCCGACCCGGTCTCCAACGGCTTCAACCCGCCCATGGGCTTCCAGGCCGGCGGCATGGGGATGGGCATGCGGCCCACGGGCCCGGGCCTCTATGGCGGGATGGCCACCGCCACCAGCACCCCCAACTTCGGAGCCCTCGCCCAGAGCCAAGGACCCGTCGGGCACGCCAATAAAGCCCCCCCCGACCTGTCGGCGCTGGACAGTCTTTTCACCCCCAACCAGACCAAAGTCACCCTCAGCCAAATGGGTCCGAAGGCTCCaccgggcggcggcggcccgtGGCTCAGTCAGTACGGCGCCGGCCCGAACGCTCAGACTCCGATGCAGGGCGCGCCGCCGGGGGGGATGGGAGGAGCGCCCAGCGGCTTCGGGATGCAGGCCAACCCTTTTTTCAGCCCGCAGAACTTTTCtcaagccgccgccgccgcccccaaCCACAGTGGAGTTAAACAGAGTACGTCCGTCAACAATGATCTCAAAGACTTGTTCGgctaa
- the scyl2 gene encoding SCY1-like protein 2 isoform X2: protein MWCESCFISGDSLVHILLSQHRQDAGGHFDVQMFKPVHRSARQKAARSGANMESMLNKLKSTVTKVTADVTSAVMGNPVTREFEVGRHIASGGPGLCWRIYNGTKKSTKQEVAVFVFDKKTIDKYQKFEKDQIVDSLKKGVQQLTRLRHPRLLTVQHPLEESRDCVAFCTEPVFASLANVLGQWDNLPSPVPTDIKEYKLYDVETKYGLLQISEGLTFLHGGVKMVHGNLSPENIILNKSGSWKIMGFDFSISTTNPSDIEPKYTCKEWEPNLPPLCLPNPEYLAPEYILSVSCDSASDMYSLGVVMHAVFNEGKPVFQVNKHDIFKSFSRQLDQLSSISPAVLNKIPEEVREHVKMLLSITPNVRPDADQMTKIPFFDDVGAVTLQYFDSLFQRDNLQKSQFYKSLPKILPKLPKRVVVYRILPALISEFVNPDMVPFVLPNVLLIAEECTKEEYVRLIMPDLTPIFKQQEPIQILLIFLQKMDLLLTKTPSEDIKNNVLPMVYRALEAPSVQIQELCLNIIPTFANLIDYPSIKNSLIPRVKSACLQTSSLAVRVNSLVCLGKILEYLDKWFVLEDILPFLQQIPSREPAVLMGILGIYKCTFSHKKLGIPKDHLATKTLPHLVSLSIDNNLNLNQFNSFMAVIRDMLSRMEAEHKTKLEQLHAMQEQQRSINISNPGGPSEKTPSPPSSRNQIDDMFGSSGVNGKENGSAAPQPNRMSLTLEEKQRLAKEQEQAAKLRNQQPLAPQSIRPASAANTKTKDLTSSLLNSMTSLTSLSLGNAALAAPMQGAAVSTFPSSGAMMGADPVSNGFNPPMGFQAGGMGMGMRPTGPGLYGGMATATSTPNFGALAQSQGPVGHANKAPPDLSALDSLFTPNQTKVTLSQMGPKAPPGGGGPWLSQYGAGPNAQTPMQGAPPGGMGGAPSGFGMQANPFFSPQNFSQAAAAAPNHSGVKQSTSVNNDLKDLFG from the exons ATGTGGTGTGAGTCGTGTTTTATTTCGGGGGACAGTTTGGTGCATATTCTCCTCAGCCAGCACAGGCAGGATGCCGGTGGGCACTTTGATGTGCAAATGTTCAAGCCGGTGCATCGGAGTGCACGTCAAAAAG CTGCCAGGTCAGGCGCGAACATGGAGTCTATGCTGAACAAGCTAAAAAGCACCGTCACCAAGGTGACGGCGGATGTCACCAGCGCTGTCATGGGAAACCCCGTGACACGGGAGTTTGAGGTCGGACGACATATTGCCAGCGGGGGTCCTGGCTTGTGCTGGAGGATCTACAATGGCACCAAGAAGTCAACGAAACAG GAAGTAGCGGTGTTTGTGTTTGATAAGAAGACGATAGATAAGTATCAGAAATTCGAGAAGGACCAAATCGTTGATTCGCTGAAAAAAGGAGTGCAACAACTGACCAGACTGCGTCACCCGCGTCTCCTGACGGTGCAGCATCCTCTTGAAGAGTCTCG GGACTGCGTGGCGTTCTGTACGGAGCCGGTCTTTGCCAGTCTGGCCAACGTTCTGGGCCAGTGGGACAACCTGCCCAGCCCCGTGCCCACCGACATCAAGGAGTACAAACTCTACGACGTGGAGACCAAGTATGGCTTGCTACAG ATCTCGGAGGGTTTGACCTTTCTCCACGGCGGGGTGAAAATGGTCCACGGCAACTTGTCTCCAGAAAACATCATCCTCAACAAGAGCGGATCCTGGAAGATCATGGGCTTTGACTTCAGCATCTCCACCACCAACCCCTCCGATATTGAG CCGAAGTACACGTGTAAAGAGTGGGAGCCCAACCTCCCGCCGCTGTGCCTCCCCAACCCCGAGTACCTGGCCCCGGAGTACATCCTGTCCGTCAGCTGTGACTCCGCCTCCGACATGTACTCACTGGGCGTGGTCATGCACGCCGTCTTCAACGAGGGCAAGCCTGTTTTCCAAGTCAACAAGCATGACATATTCAAGAGCTTCAGCAGGCAGCTGGAccag CTGAGCAGCATAAGTCCAGCAGTGTTGAACAAAATCCCCGAGGAGGTCAGGGAGCACGTCAAAATGCTGCTCAGCATCACACCCAACGTCCGACCGGACGCAGACCAGATGACCAAG ATTCCATTCTTTGACGACGTGGGCGCTGTAACCCTGCAGTACTTTGACTCCCTCTTCCAGAGGGACAACCTTCAGAAGTCCCAGTTCTACAAAAGCCTCCCCAAAATCCTGCCAAAACTACCCAAG AGAGTGGTGGTGTACCGCATCTTGCCGGCTCTGATCTCCGAGTTCGTCAACCCGGACATGGTGCCCTTCGTGCTGCCCAACGTGCTGCTGATCGCGGAGGAGTGCACCAAGGAGGAGTACGTCCGCCTCATCATGCCGGACCTCACGCCCATCTTCAAGCAGCAGGAGCCCATTCAG ATCCTGCTGATATTCCTGCAGAAGATGGACCTCCTGTTGACCAAGACGCCCTCGGAGGACATTAAGAACAACGTGCTTCCGATGGTCTACAGAGCTCTGGAAGCCCCTTCTGTACAGATCCAG GAGCTGTGCCTGAACATCATCCCGACGTTTGCCAACCTGATTGACTACCCGTCCATAAAGAACTCCCTCATCCCTCGAGTCAAGTCCGCCTGCCTGCAGACCTCTTCGCTTGCT GTCCGCGTCAACTCTCTGGTGTGCCTGGGGAAGATTCTGGAATATCTGGACAAGTGGTTTGTCCTCGAAGATATCCTGCCCTTCCTGCAACAGATCCCCTCCAGAGAACCGGCGGTGCTCATGGGCATTCTGG GAATCTATAAGTGCACCTTCAGCCACAAGAAGTTGGGCATCCCCAAAGACCACCTGGCCACCAAGACCCTGCCCCACCTCGTCTCTCTTAGTATCGACAACAACCTCAACCTGAACCAG TTTAACTCCTTCATGGCGGTGATCCGGGACATGCTGAGTCGCATGGAGGCTGAACACAAGACCAAGTTGGAGCAGCTGCACGCCATGCAGGAGCAGCAGAG GAGTATAAACATCTCAAACCCAGGGGGCCCGTCAGAGAAGACCCCGAGCCCCCCCAGCAGTAGAAACCAG ATTGATGATATGTTCGGCAGCTCGGGGGTTAACGGGAAGGAGAATGGATCTGCAGCCCCACAGCCGAATAGA ATGTCCCTGACTCTGGAGGAGAAGCAGCGATTGGCtaaggagcaggagcaggcagCCAAGCTGAGGAACCAGCAGCCGTTGGCGCCGCAGAGTATCAGACCGGCCAGCGCCGCCAACACAAAG ACGAAGGATCTGACGAGCAGCCTGCTCAACAGCATGACGTCTCTGACCAGCCTGTCCCTGGGCAACGCGGCGCTCGCCGCCCCCATGCAGGGCGCCGCCGTCTCCACCTTCCCCTCCTCCGGCGCCATGATGGGCGCCGACCCGGTCTCCAACGGCTTCAACCCGCCCATGGGCTTCCAGGCCGGCGGCATGGGGATGGGCATGCGGCCCACGGGCCCGGGCCTCTATGGCGGGATGGCCACCGCCACCAGCACCCCCAACTTCGGAGCCCTCGCCCAGAGCCAAGGACCCGTCGGGCACGCCAATAAAGCCCCCCCCGACCTGTCGGCGCTGGACAGTCTTTTCACCCCCAACCAGACCAAAGTCACCCTCAGCCAAATGGGTCCGAAGGCTCCaccgggcggcggcggcccgtGGCTCAGTCAGTACGGCGCCGGCCCGAACGCTCAGACTCCGATGCAGGGCGCGCCGCCGGGGGGGATGGGAGGAGCGCCCAGCGGCTTCGGGATGCAGGCCAACCCTTTTTTCAGCCCGCAGAACTTTTCtcaagccgccgccgccgcccccaaCCACAGTGGAGTTAAACAGAGTACGTCCGTCAACAATGATCTCAAAGACTTGTTCGgctaa
- the scyl2 gene encoding SCY1-like protein 2 isoform X3, with the protein MESMLNKLKSTVTKVTADVTSAVMGNPVTREFEVGRHIASGGPGLCWRIYNGTKKSTKQEVAVFVFDKKTIDKYQKFEKDQIVDSLKKGVQQLTRLRHPRLLTVQHPLEESRDCVAFCTEPVFASLANVLGQWDNLPSPVPTDIKEYKLYDVETKYGLLQISEGLTFLHGGVKMVHGNLSPENIILNKSGSWKIMGFDFSISTTNPSDIEPKYTCKEWEPNLPPLCLPNPEYLAPEYILSVSCDSASDMYSLGVVMHAVFNEGKPVFQVNKHDIFKSFSRQLDQLSSISPAVLNKIPEEVREHVKMLLSITPNVRPDADQMTKIPFFDDVGAVTLQYFDSLFQRDNLQKSQFYKSLPKILPKLPKRVVVYRILPALISEFVNPDMVPFVLPNVLLIAEECTKEEYVRLIMPDLTPIFKQQEPIQASNMILLIFLQKMDLLLTKTPSEDIKNNVLPMVYRALEAPSVQIQELCLNIIPTFANLIDYPSIKNSLIPRVKSACLQTSSLAVRVNSLVCLGKILEYLDKWFVLEDILPFLQQIPSREPAVLMGILGIYKCTFSHKKLGIPKDHLATKTLPHLVSLSIDNNLNLNQFNSFMAVIRDMLSRMEAEHKTKLEQLHAMQEQQRSINISNPGGPSEKTPSPPSSRNQIDDMFGSSGVNGKENGSAAPQPNRMSLTLEEKQRLAKEQEQAAKLRNQQPLAPQSIRPASAANTKTKDLTSSLLNSMTSLTSLSLGNAALAAPMQGAAVSTFPSSGAMMGADPVSNGFNPPMGFQAGGMGMGMRPTGPGLYGGMATATSTPNFGALAQSQGPVGHANKAPPDLSALDSLFTPNQTKVTLSQMGPKAPPGGGGPWLSQYGAGPNAQTPMQGAPPGGMGGAPSGFGMQANPFFSPQNFSQAAAAAPNHSGVKQSTSVNNDLKDLFG; encoded by the exons ATGGAGTCTATGCTGAACAAGCTAAAAAGCACCGTCACCAAGGTGACGGCGGATGTCACCAGCGCTGTCATGGGAAACCCCGTGACACGGGAGTTTGAGGTCGGACGACATATTGCCAGCGGGGGTCCTGGCTTGTGCTGGAGGATCTACAATGGCACCAAGAAGTCAACGAAACAG GAAGTAGCGGTGTTTGTGTTTGATAAGAAGACGATAGATAAGTATCAGAAATTCGAGAAGGACCAAATCGTTGATTCGCTGAAAAAAGGAGTGCAACAACTGACCAGACTGCGTCACCCGCGTCTCCTGACGGTGCAGCATCCTCTTGAAGAGTCTCG GGACTGCGTGGCGTTCTGTACGGAGCCGGTCTTTGCCAGTCTGGCCAACGTTCTGGGCCAGTGGGACAACCTGCCCAGCCCCGTGCCCACCGACATCAAGGAGTACAAACTCTACGACGTGGAGACCAAGTATGGCTTGCTACAG ATCTCGGAGGGTTTGACCTTTCTCCACGGCGGGGTGAAAATGGTCCACGGCAACTTGTCTCCAGAAAACATCATCCTCAACAAGAGCGGATCCTGGAAGATCATGGGCTTTGACTTCAGCATCTCCACCACCAACCCCTCCGATATTGAG CCGAAGTACACGTGTAAAGAGTGGGAGCCCAACCTCCCGCCGCTGTGCCTCCCCAACCCCGAGTACCTGGCCCCGGAGTACATCCTGTCCGTCAGCTGTGACTCCGCCTCCGACATGTACTCACTGGGCGTGGTCATGCACGCCGTCTTCAACGAGGGCAAGCCTGTTTTCCAAGTCAACAAGCATGACATATTCAAGAGCTTCAGCAGGCAGCTGGAccag CTGAGCAGCATAAGTCCAGCAGTGTTGAACAAAATCCCCGAGGAGGTCAGGGAGCACGTCAAAATGCTGCTCAGCATCACACCCAACGTCCGACCGGACGCAGACCAGATGACCAAG ATTCCATTCTTTGACGACGTGGGCGCTGTAACCCTGCAGTACTTTGACTCCCTCTTCCAGAGGGACAACCTTCAGAAGTCCCAGTTCTACAAAAGCCTCCCCAAAATCCTGCCAAAACTACCCAAG AGAGTGGTGGTGTACCGCATCTTGCCGGCTCTGATCTCCGAGTTCGTCAACCCGGACATGGTGCCCTTCGTGCTGCCCAACGTGCTGCTGATCGCGGAGGAGTGCACCAAGGAGGAGTACGTCCGCCTCATCATGCCGGACCTCACGCCCATCTTCAAGCAGCAGGAGCCCATTCAG GCTAGTAACATG ATCCTGCTGATATTCCTGCAGAAGATGGACCTCCTGTTGACCAAGACGCCCTCGGAGGACATTAAGAACAACGTGCTTCCGATGGTCTACAGAGCTCTGGAAGCCCCTTCTGTACAGATCCAG GAGCTGTGCCTGAACATCATCCCGACGTTTGCCAACCTGATTGACTACCCGTCCATAAAGAACTCCCTCATCCCTCGAGTCAAGTCCGCCTGCCTGCAGACCTCTTCGCTTGCT GTCCGCGTCAACTCTCTGGTGTGCCTGGGGAAGATTCTGGAATATCTGGACAAGTGGTTTGTCCTCGAAGATATCCTGCCCTTCCTGCAACAGATCCCCTCCAGAGAACCGGCGGTGCTCATGGGCATTCTGG GAATCTATAAGTGCACCTTCAGCCACAAGAAGTTGGGCATCCCCAAAGACCACCTGGCCACCAAGACCCTGCCCCACCTCGTCTCTCTTAGTATCGACAACAACCTCAACCTGAACCAG TTTAACTCCTTCATGGCGGTGATCCGGGACATGCTGAGTCGCATGGAGGCTGAACACAAGACCAAGTTGGAGCAGCTGCACGCCATGCAGGAGCAGCAGAG GAGTATAAACATCTCAAACCCAGGGGGCCCGTCAGAGAAGACCCCGAGCCCCCCCAGCAGTAGAAACCAG ATTGATGATATGTTCGGCAGCTCGGGGGTTAACGGGAAGGAGAATGGATCTGCAGCCCCACAGCCGAATAGA ATGTCCCTGACTCTGGAGGAGAAGCAGCGATTGGCtaaggagcaggagcaggcagCCAAGCTGAGGAACCAGCAGCCGTTGGCGCCGCAGAGTATCAGACCGGCCAGCGCCGCCAACACAAAG ACGAAGGATCTGACGAGCAGCCTGCTCAACAGCATGACGTCTCTGACCAGCCTGTCCCTGGGCAACGCGGCGCTCGCCGCCCCCATGCAGGGCGCCGCCGTCTCCACCTTCCCCTCCTCCGGCGCCATGATGGGCGCCGACCCGGTCTCCAACGGCTTCAACCCGCCCATGGGCTTCCAGGCCGGCGGCATGGGGATGGGCATGCGGCCCACGGGCCCGGGCCTCTATGGCGGGATGGCCACCGCCACCAGCACCCCCAACTTCGGAGCCCTCGCCCAGAGCCAAGGACCCGTCGGGCACGCCAATAAAGCCCCCCCCGACCTGTCGGCGCTGGACAGTCTTTTCACCCCCAACCAGACCAAAGTCACCCTCAGCCAAATGGGTCCGAAGGCTCCaccgggcggcggcggcccgtGGCTCAGTCAGTACGGCGCCGGCCCGAACGCTCAGACTCCGATGCAGGGCGCGCCGCCGGGGGGGATGGGAGGAGCGCCCAGCGGCTTCGGGATGCAGGCCAACCCTTTTTTCAGCCCGCAGAACTTTTCtcaagccgccgccgccgcccccaaCCACAGTGGAGTTAAACAGAGTACGTCCGTCAACAATGATCTCAAAGACTTGTTCGgctaa
- the depdc4 gene encoding DEP domain-containing protein 4 — protein sequence MPTSYRELGMAADLTPRFRRLNSQTRSFRENIHNGFSGPFGATQLWHNIIRALQLQVEVRRCRRHLRAHAACFTGSDAVDAVLSYLMQNVAFCASEVSRLKAARLCQALMEAKVFEPVGTKLFRRDKEVTFEDSGCSLYRFLDYSAVPGPAGRERDAEDAPQEEEGLKRRKSSRRLNELRTISNPLAVGSSDRRVERLLRTINLRPALSPAVNATPAASAFLSKAAVNEVWKQQTLLQLLQVVELPMLDRILTSPTRVQLQTCRAPLATQDLVISNTCLERELPDTLNLPELDGWLAAAADCLELFPDQLIVVAGEQLSHRVVGASSSEARAEQMASQKRVLFDTIAKYYSGQERAPLLSGRHLDIHAAILDSLDEGKVQNAVKASQLCFRLLETSARDELRRLLVFMATAAHPDACRLQKQIDNRASVCRAFQRGIIQNHQLTRPQSETLVLFLVDNCTELFKTPTSLTEAVRRTLRTMQQGKDPDSIATFTFCQQVTPQEYEDQREATTLQSLKQLLRDISSCKTVPAKERRRLLREFEKLHPVVFLQHFHSTF from the exons GTTTCTCGGGCCCCTTCGGCGCCACCCAGCTGTGGCACAACATCATCCGGGCCCTGCAGCTCCAGGTGGAGGTGCGCCGCTGTCGAAGGCACCTGCGCGCTCACGCCGCGTGCTTCACGGGCTCGGACGCCGTGGACGCCGTGCTCAGCTACTTGATGCAGAATGTGGCGTTCTGCGCCAGCGAGGTGTCGCGCCTCAAAGCCGCTCGCCTCTGCCAGGCTCTGATGGAGGCCAAGGTGTTCGAGCCGGTGGGCACCAAGCTGTTCCGCAGGGACAAGGAAGTGACCTTCGAGGACAGCGGCTGCAGCCTGTACCGCTTCCTGGATTACAGCGCGGTACCCGGTCCCGCCGGGAGGGAGCGCGACGCGGAAGACGCgccgcaggaggaagaggggctgaagaggaggaagagctccag GAGGCTGAATGAACTGAGGACGATCTCTAATCCCCTCGCCGTGGGGTCGTCGGACAGGAGGGTGGAGAGGCTGCTGAGGACCATCAACCTGAGGCCGGCCTTGTCTCCGGCTGTTAACGCGACCCCCGCTGCTTCTGCCTTTCTGTCCAAAGCCG CGGTGAATGAGGTCTGGAAGCAGCAgacgctgctgcagctgctgcaggtggtgGAGTTGCCCATGCTGGACCGCATCCTGACCTCCCCCACCAGGGTCCAGCTCCAGACCTGCAGAGCTCCTCTGGCCACCCAGGACCTGGTTATCTCCAACACGTGCCTGGAGAGAGAGCTGCCCGACACCCTCAATCTGCCCGA GTTGGATGGCTGGCTGGCGGCAGCGGCAGACTGCTTGGAGCTCTTCCCCGACCAGCTGATTGTGGTCGCAGGGGAACAGCTCAGCCACCGGGTTGTCGGCGCCTCCTCCTCAGAGGCCCGGGCGGAGCAGATGGCGAGCCAGAAGAGGGTGCTCTTTGACACCATTGCCAAGTACTACAGTGGACAGGAAAGAGCTCCGCTTCTCTCGGGACGCCACCTGGACATCCACGCTGCCATTCTGGACTCGCTGG ATGAAGGGAAGGTGCAGAATGCCGTCAAAGCATCTCAGCTGTGTTTCCGACTGCTGGAGACGAGCGCGAGGGATGAACTCCGGAGGCTGCTGGTCTTCATGGCGACCGCAGCTCACCCGGATGCTTGCCGTCTTCAGAAACAG ATTGATAACCGGGCCTCGGTGTGCCGGGCTTTCCAGAGAGGAATAATCCAGAATCATCAACTGACCCGACCCCAAAGCGAAACGCTGGTGCTGTTTCTGGTGGATAATTGCACAGAGCTCTTCAAG ACTCCCACATCCCTGACTGAAGCTGTGAGGAGAACTCTCCGGACCATGCAGCAAGGGAAAGACCCCGACTCAATTGCCA CTTTCACCTTCTGCCAGCAGGTGACGCCACAGGAGTACGAGGACCAGCGAGAGGCGACCACGCTGCAGAGCCTCAAGCAGCTGCTTCGCGATATTTCCTCCTGCAAAACCGTACCTgccaaggagaggaggaggctgctcAGAGAGTTTGAGAAACTCCACCCCGTGGTCTTCCTCCAGCATTTCCACAGCACCTTCTGA